A window of Actinomycetota bacterium contains these coding sequences:
- a CDS encoding ribbon-helix-helix protein, CopG family, with the protein MTDGVTEARPAMYAKVTVSLPEELLAAIDADALREGISRSGVVQEAAETYLAGKAAAAEERYRRGMAAVAAMREMAARPKTRDPRPSLEILRELRANDGFVTPLPDEDGDL; encoded by the coding sequence ATGACCGACGGTGTGACCGAAGCGAGGCCCGCCATGTACGCGAAAGTGACCGTGTCCCTGCCCGAGGAGCTGCTCGCAGCAATCGATGCGGATGCGCTGCGCGAGGGGATCTCGCGCAGCGGCGTGGTGCAGGAGGCCGCCGAGACCTACCTCGCCGGCAAAGCCGCGGCGGCCGAGGAGCGGTACCGCCGCGGCATGGCCGCGGTGGCCGCGATGCGCGAGATGGCCGCCAGGCCCAAGACCCGTGACCCACGGCCCTCACTCGAGATCCTGAGGGAGCTGAGAGCCAACGATGGGTTCGTCACTCCGTTGCCCGACGAGGACGGTGACCTGTG
- the polA gene encoding DNA polymerase I, translating to SYEVVTLYADHVGGLPPACDPVAGSDAQAAAVLAGVLGAKLEADGSTAVFRDIELPLVPVLLRMERLGIALDSKVLEDLSAETASGIDALRAEILGLAGCEFTIDSPKQLGEVLFDRLGLPKGKRTKTGWSTDASVLGELRETYPIAGKVLDYRELTKLKSTYIDALPRLVAEDGRVHTTFNQTVAATGRLSSSNPNLQNIPVRSELGRRIRAAFVPARAGDVIVSADYSQIELRVLAHLTQDPGLIEAFTCGADFHAATGSRVFGVAPEDVTPEMRRRAKAVNFGIVYGQSAHGLAETLKIGNAEAKEMIDRYFAAYPQVRSFLDETVAEAHRTGYAVTMYGRKRRIPELLSGNHNLRAFGERTAMNHPMQGTAADIMKLAMIEADRRLRASGFAAGMVLQVHDELVFEAPESEAEAVAALAREAMSGVADLAVPLVVDVAWGKDWASAK from the coding sequence TCGTACGAGGTCGTGACGCTCTACGCCGACCACGTCGGCGGGCTTCCTCCCGCGTGCGACCCCGTCGCCGGCTCCGACGCGCAGGCCGCCGCGGTGCTCGCGGGCGTGCTCGGCGCGAAGCTGGAGGCGGATGGCTCGACGGCCGTCTTCCGCGACATCGAGCTGCCGCTCGTGCCCGTGCTGCTGCGGATGGAGCGGCTCGGCATCGCCCTGGACTCGAAGGTGCTCGAGGACCTCTCGGCGGAGACGGCCTCTGGGATCGACGCGCTGCGCGCGGAGATCCTCGGTCTCGCGGGCTGTGAGTTCACCATCGACTCGCCCAAGCAGCTCGGAGAGGTCCTCTTCGACAGGCTCGGCCTGCCCAAGGGCAAGCGGACGAAGACCGGCTGGAGCACGGACGCGTCGGTCCTCGGCGAGCTGCGCGAGACGTACCCGATCGCGGGCAAGGTGCTCGACTACCGCGAACTCACCAAGCTCAAGAGCACGTACATCGACGCGCTGCCGCGCCTGGTGGCCGAGGACGGGCGCGTGCACACGACGTTCAACCAGACGGTGGCCGCGACCGGACGCCTGTCGTCGAGCAACCCGAACCTGCAGAACATCCCCGTTCGCTCCGAGCTCGGCCGACGCATCCGGGCGGCGTTCGTCCCGGCGCGCGCCGGCGACGTCATCGTCTCGGCGGACTACTCGCAGATCGAGCTGCGCGTGCTCGCGCACCTCACGCAGGACCCCGGGCTCATCGAGGCGTTCACCTGCGGCGCCGACTTCCACGCCGCGACCGGCTCGCGCGTCTTCGGCGTGGCGCCCGAGGACGTGACCCCGGAGATGCGCCGGCGTGCCAAGGCGGTGAACTTCGGCATCGTGTACGGGCAGAGCGCGCACGGGCTCGCCGAGACGCTCAAGATCGGCAACGCCGAGGCCAAGGAGATGATCGACCGCTACTTCGCCGCGTACCCGCAGGTCCGGTCGTTCCTCGACGAGACCGTCGCCGAGGCCCACCGCACCGGCTACGCGGTCACGATGTACGGCCGCAAGCGCCGCATCCCCGAGTTGCTCTCCGGCAACCACAACCTGCGCGCGTTCGGCGAGCGCACGGCGATGAACCACCCGATGCAGGGGACCGCCGCAGACATCATGAAGCTCGCGATGATCGAGGCGGACCGGCGTCTGCGCGCGAGCGGGTTTGCGGCCGGCATGGTGCTGCAGGTCCACGACGAGCTCGTCTTCGAGGCACCCGAGTCCGAGGCCGAGGCGGTCGCCGCGCTCGCGCGCGAGGCGATGTCCGGTGTGGCCGATCTCGCGGTGCCGCTCGTGGTCGACGTCGCGTGGGGCAAGGACTGGGCGAGCGCGAAGTAG